ACACATTAAAGAGGAGTGCAGGTTATGATCTGACAGCATTATTCCTTGGCTCTGAGGGCACTCTTGGGATAATAACCTCCGCTGTATTAAAAATAGCTCCTCTCCCGGAGAAGGTCTCAAGGATAATGGCCTTTTTTAAAACCATAGACGATGTCGGCATTGCAGTATCAAGAATAAAGAAAAGCGGCATAACACCGTTGATCTCTGAATTCCTGGACAGGACAAGCATGGAGGCCGTTAAAAATTCGGTCAATTTAAATATACCTGAAAACATGAATTACATGCTTATTCTAGATATAGATTCTGATCTTGAATCCATTGACAGGAAATCAGGCGATGCAATAAAAATAATAAAAGAAATAACAGATAAAATAGAGGTTACAACAGATAAAAAGAGAATGGATGAAATATACAGGGCAAGAAAGGGTTTATACTCATCACTGCTGCTTAACAGGGAAAACGACAGGCAGATCGTTGTAATCGGGGATGTTGTATTCCCTGCTTCAGAGCTTCCAGGGGCGCTTCACGAGGCAGAGAACCTGATTAAAAAATATAATTTGAAAGTGCCATTATTCGGGCATATCGGTGATGGAAACCTGCATGCAAATATTATAACAGATGCCGACGAAAAATCTCTTGAAAAAGTGCATAGATTCCAGATTGAGCTTGCGGATATAGCAATAAAACACAACGGTTCAGTTTCTGCAGAGCACGGCATCGGCCTTGAA
This window of the Picrophilus oshimae DSM 9789 genome carries:
- a CDS encoding FAD-binding oxidoreductase — translated: MDIYNDLSRIIDPRIILNKTEEKIPFKNDASYISGSEPYLIVMPENVNDVSKVLKYCNDNNINVVPRSGGTSLTGSSVVYHDGIVIDMLKMNKIKNLSLEDRYVVAEPGVRLDDLNIYLSKYNFFYPPDPASSLAATVGGTLSTNAGGLRAVRYGTTKEWVLGLEIVLPDGSIIRTGEYTLKRSAGYDLTALFLGSEGTLGIITSAVLKIAPLPEKVSRIMAFFKTIDDVGIAVSRIKKSGITPLISEFLDRTSMEAVKNSVNLNIPENMNYMLILDIDSDLESIDRKSGDAIKIIKEITDKIEVTTDKKRMDEIYRARKGLYSSLLLNRENDRQIVVIGDVVFPASELPGALHEAENLIKKYNLKVPLFGHIGDGNLHANIITDADEKSLEKVHRFQIELADIAIKHNGSVSAEHGIGLEKNDLLYKEYRDRNNLKALELMREIKNTIDKNNIMNRGKIFYET